In Lachnospiraceae bacterium, one DNA window encodes the following:
- a CDS encoding extracellular solute-binding protein, with protein MKKRFTACMIGATLLTAALTGCSGGKTADAPASSADQTTAAEAASTDAASEGKVAIELFYQKPENVELYNTLVNKFMEENPDIQVNLTLAESTTTTLISRVAAGNIPQLVSVFPWNASYKDMFREGLFMDLTDQDFMKRVTPSVLERCEVNGKQYSLPLTTNSFGLYYNVDIFNELGLTIPKTMDEM; from the coding sequence ATGAAAAAAAGATTTACAGCATGTATGATCGGAGCCACTCTTTTAACAGCTGCACTGACCGGTTGCTCAGGAGGAAAGACCGCTGATGCTCCTGCTTCCAGTGCAGACCAGACCACAGCTGCCGAAGCTGCCAGCACAGATGCTGCTTCCGAAGGCAAAGTAGCCATTGAGTTGTTCTATCAGAAACCAGAAAACGTAGAGCTTTACAACACTCTGGTAAACAAATTCATGGAAGAAAACCCGGATATACAGGTAAACCTTACTCTGGCTGAATCCACCACAACTACACTGATCTCCCGTGTAGCAGCAGGAAACATTCCGCAGTTAGTATCTGTATTCCCATGGAACGCATCCTATAAAGATATGTTCAGGGAAGGACTTTTCATGGACCTGACGGATCAGGACTTTATGAAACGTGTAACTCCTTCCGTTCTGGAACGCTGCGAAGTGAACGGAAAACAGTACTCCCTTCCGCTGACCACCAACTCCTTTGGTCTGTACTACAACGTAGATATTTTTAATGAACTGGGACTTACCATTCCAAAGACCATGGATGAAATGTGA
- a CDS encoding extracellular solute-binding protein, whose product MLIGCVDHDFYSKCDEQINGSYNIKDDPNIRKYAETILKLREYANPDSLGYDDEPAYEEFTSGKSAMYIDGSWAVTTFETMNPDLNFNCTAIPAITTDDFWIAGTVDTAYSISADCTPEQQDACIRFLDFLVREDIAQEFSDGDKNPTLIQGVEYNVPQLKEINDYINEGRFAPSLASIWTQDLRNSLVVSVQALILDKDVDTFLDEFQSLVEEYYTPAESES is encoded by the coding sequence ATGCTCATTGGCTGTGTGGACCATGACTTCTATAGCAAGTGTGATGAACAGATCAACGGCAGCTACAACATTAAAGATGATCCTAATATCCGCAAATATGCAGAAACCATCTTAAAGCTGCGTGAATATGCAAATCCTGATTCTCTTGGATATGATGACGAACCTGCTTACGAAGAATTTACCAGTGGAAAATCTGCTATGTACATTGATGGTTCCTGGGCAGTAACTACATTCGAGACCATGAATCCGGACCTGAATTTCAACTGCACCGCTATTCCTGCTATTACAACTGATGATTTCTGGATCGCTGGTACTGTTGATACTGCTTATTCTATTTCTGCTGACTGTACACCAGAACAGCAGGATGCATGCATCCGCTTCCTTGATTTCCTTGTACGTGAAGATATTGCACAGGAATTCAGTGACGGTGACAAAAACCCAACTCTGATCCAGGGTGTCGAATACAACGTTCCACAGCTTAAAGAGATCAACGACTACATTAACGAAGGCAGATTTGCTCCTTCTTTAGCAAGTATCTGGACACAGGATTTAAGAAACAGCCTGGTTGTATCTGTACAGGCCCTGATCTTAGATAAGGATGTAGATACCTTCTTAGACGAATTCCAGTCTTTAGTAGAAGAATACTATACTCCTGCTGAATCTGAATCCTAA
- a CDS encoding sugar ABC transporter permease yields the protein MKSTKNRDRNITHFLYVLPNLIMYSFLSIVPIVLGLYYSFTNWNGIGKNYKFVGLKNYIKILSDNRFRKAVLFNIRYAAMLIICVMLLSVVLALLMNTKIRGQNCFRAIYFFPACVSMLTIGLIFNYIFFQGIPSLGTSLGIEALQKNILSGRSTAIYGILITNIWKSVAIPTVLVISALQTIPGEIIEAAIVDGANGRQRFYYITLRYILPILSIIFVLVLKEGLMIYDYIMAMTSGGPAGATESITLSIYRIGFEDMKFGYAISQAMIVAVIIAVISITQIRFTDKKKIYD from the coding sequence ATGAAATCAACGAAAAACCGTGATCGCAATATCACACACTTTTTATATGTACTACCGAATCTGATCATGTATTCCTTTCTCTCTATTGTTCCAATTGTCCTTGGGCTGTATTATAGCTTTACCAACTGGAACGGCATCGGTAAGAACTATAAATTTGTAGGCCTGAAAAACTATATTAAGATTTTATCCGACAATCGTTTCCGGAAAGCCGTACTATTTAATATACGATATGCCGCAATGCTGATCATCTGCGTAATGCTGCTGTCTGTTGTACTTGCACTGTTAATGAACACAAAGATCCGTGGCCAGAACTGCTTCAGAGCTATCTATTTTTTCCCGGCCTGTGTCAGTATGCTGACCATTGGACTGATCTTCAACTATATTTTCTTTCAGGGAATCCCCAGTCTTGGAACTTCCCTTGGGATTGAAGCATTACAGAAAAACATTTTATCCGGCAGAAGCACTGCTATTTACGGTATCCTGATCACAAATATATGGAAAAGTGTTGCAATTCCAACAGTTTTAGTCATTTCTGCTTTACAGACCATTCCAGGTGAGATTATCGAAGCAGCCATTGTAGATGGGGCAAATGGCCGTCAACGCTTTTACTACATCACTCTTCGCTACATTCTGCCTATTTTAAGTATTATTTTTGTCCTTGTCCTGAAAGAAGGACTTATGATCTACGATTACATTATGGCAATGACCTCCGGTGGACCGGCAGGCGCAACAGAAAGTATCACTCTTTCCATTTACCGTATCGGCTTTGAGGACATGAAGTTTGGATATGCCATTTCCCAGGCTATGATCGTTGCCGTTATCATTGCAGTTATTTCCATTACCCAGATCCGATTTACTGACAAAAAGAAGATCTACGATTAA
- a CDS encoding carbohydrate ABC transporter permease, producing the protein MKKRKILHALTYAVLTLGALLVFFPFYLTVVSSLKDMSDIFSNFFGLPRHIVFDNFAYVLQRPDYFIALKNSAIITGVAIVAMVFFLPMCAYAISRRRFTSRFYSFLYFFMVAGIFIPFQVKMLPMVKLMSNIGLLNRTGAILFYIANSTCEGIFLLVGYLSSMPIDLEEAAYIDGATTNQVFYKIVRPIMKPIISTVVIKNSLWIWNDYFMPSLVLNQSNLNRTLTLYQYSFRTENSTNFTIVFAVMLLSILPIFIVYCLFQKQIVSGMMEGAVKG; encoded by the coding sequence ATGAAAAAAAGAAAAATCTTACATGCTCTGACCTATGCAGTGCTGACTCTGGGCGCTCTCCTTGTATTTTTCCCATTTTATCTTACCGTAGTTTCTTCTTTAAAGGATATGAGCGACATTTTCAGCAATTTCTTCGGTCTTCCAAGGCATATTGTTTTTGACAATTTTGCTTATGTACTCCAGAGACCGGATTATTTCATCGCACTGAAAAACTCTGCGATCATCACTGGTGTAGCCATTGTTGCCATGGTATTTTTTCTTCCCATGTGTGCTTATGCCATTTCCCGCAGAAGATTTACATCCCGTTTTTACAGCTTTCTCTACTTTTTCATGGTAGCCGGTATTTTTATCCCTTTCCAGGTAAAAATGCTTCCCATGGTAAAGTTAATGAGCAATATCGGTCTTCTTAACAGGACTGGTGCTATCCTTTTCTACATTGCAAACTCCACCTGCGAAGGTATTTTCCTTTTAGTAGGCTATCTGTCTTCCATGCCTATTGATCTGGAAGAAGCTGCCTATATTGACGGAGCTACTACAAACCAGGTATTTTATAAGATCGTTCGTCCTATTATGAAGCCTATCATCTCCACAGTTGTTATCAAAAACTCCCTGTGGATCTGGAATGACTATTTTATGCCATCCCTTGTATTAAACCAGTCTAACTTAAACCGTACACTGACTCTGTACCAGTACTCATTCCGTACAGAAAACTCTACCAATTTCACTATTGTATTTGCTGTTATGCTTCTTTCTATCCTGCCGATCTTTATCGTTTACTGCCTGTTCCAGAAACAGATCGTCTCCGGCATGATGGAAGGTGCTGTCAAAGGTTAG
- a CDS encoding esterase family protein, giving the protein MSLLHVNFHSKVLNMDTKIGVIMPQKMQGIGLAGSEQADSFPVLWLLHGRSDDYTIWMRRTSIERYAAPLGLMVIMPEVSYSRYINMKHGPRYYDYISKELPEFCAKLFPKMSRKREDNYIAGLSMGGGGAMWVGLNNPDKYGRICMLSTGGVAPLEHLWRNKSGSDYMFKKCNEDIYGTSDSDSLAGTEYDILKLIQDTAKEHTILPKIYHAMGTEDVRYPVAMEIKKTFENIPGNPYEYEYHEGPGVHEWGFWDEWIQHFLDTLALKGGN; this is encoded by the coding sequence TTGTCTTTATTACATGTGAATTTCCACTCAAAGGTCCTGAATATGGACACTAAGATCGGCGTGATCATGCCCCAGAAAATGCAGGGCATCGGTCTTGCCGGAAGCGAGCAGGCAGACAGCTTCCCGGTTCTGTGGCTGTTGCACGGACGCAGTGATGATTATACCATCTGGATGCGCCGTACTTCTATCGAACGCTACGCAGCTCCTTTAGGTCTGATGGTCATTATGCCGGAGGTTAGCTACAGCCGTTATATCAATATGAAGCATGGTCCCCGCTATTATGACTATATTTCAAAGGAATTGCCGGAATTTTGTGCAAAATTATTCCCGAAAATGAGCCGGAAACGGGAAGATAACTACATTGCCGGACTGTCCATGGGCGGCGGCGGCGCTATGTGGGTAGGCCTGAACAATCCGGACAAATATGGCCGGATCTGCATGCTTTCTACTGGCGGAGTTGCTCCGCTAGAGCACCTTTGGAGAAATAAAAGTGGCAGTGACTATATGTTTAAAAAATGCAATGAGGACATTTACGGCACCTCTGATTCTGATTCCCTTGCAGGAACAGAATATGACATTTTAAAGCTGATCCAGGATACTGCGAAAGAGCATACTATACTGCCAAAAATATACCACGCTATGGGTACAGAAGATGTCCGATATCCTGTTGCCATGGAGATCAAAAAAACCTTTGAAAACATTCCCGGTAATCCATATGAGTATGAATACCACGAAGGTCCCGGTGTCCATGAGTGGGGCTTCTGGGATGAATGGATCCAACATTTCCTTGACACTCTTGCGTTGAAAGGAGGAAACTAA
- a CDS encoding esterase family protein: MALILDHFYSAALTECNSLTAIVPMENNEKSSYPVLWLLPPAGCDHTAWQRHTAVEDLADELGIIIVMPDLKLSYGLDMIHGFTYFQMLTKELPEMIADYFPADLGFQMIAGVKEGGYAALNAALSVPGQYHMAASYSCGSLTDETFDPEMDKQLDNAFGTTDLRTLNGTDKDLKMLIQTAKDHNMALSLEYSEKDDYKASSALLADCILKSSFASRSVRVQKEALTWAKWTEALKTDIKNALK; the protein is encoded by the coding sequence ATGGCTCTCATACTGGACCACTTTTATTCAGCTGCCCTTACGGAATGCAATTCCCTGACAGCTATTGTTCCTATGGAAAACAATGAAAAAAGCTCTTATCCTGTTTTATGGCTGCTTCCCCCTGCAGGCTGTGACCACACAGCATGGCAGCGCCATACAGCTGTAGAGGATCTGGCAGATGAACTGGGCATTATCATTGTGATGCCGGATCTGAAATTAAGCTACGGGCTTGATATGATCCATGGATTTACTTATTTCCAGATGCTTACAAAAGAGCTTCCGGAAATGATTGCCGACTATTTCCCAGCTGACCTGGGCTTCCAGATGATCGCCGGTGTAAAGGAAGGGGGCTATGCAGCCTTAAACGCAGCTCTGTCTGTTCCCGGACAGTACCATATGGCAGCGTCTTACAGCTGCGGTTCTCTTACAGATGAGACTTTTGACCCCGAAATGGATAAACAGCTGGATAATGCATTTGGAACCACTGATCTTCGCACATTGAATGGCACGGATAAGGATCTGAAAATGCTGATCCAAACAGCCAAAGATCACAATATGGCCCTTTCTTTAGAGTATTCTGAGAAAGATGACTATAAAGCTTCCTCTGCTCTTTTAGCTGACTGCATTCTGAAAAGTTCTTTTGCCAGCCGGTCTGTACGGGTACAAAAAGAGGCTCTTACATGGGCAAAATGGACTGAAGCTTTAAAAACCGATATTAAAAATGCTTTGAAATAG
- a CDS encoding VOC family protein has translation MTPGAYCDGIQHIGIPTDHLENTIHFYEDLGFQVILRTCVPEKNQHVAFLQLGNLVIETYEDPVALCDGAINHIALNCLDIEKAYAATLNQKHLVLSNGIEALDFWERGVRFFIIQGPNKERIEFCQKL, from the coding sequence ATGACTCCTGGTGCTTATTGTGACGGGATCCAGCATATTGGAATCCCAACAGATCATTTGGAAAATACGATCCATTTTTACGAGGATCTGGGATTCCAGGTCATCTTAAGGACTTGTGTCCCGGAAAAGAACCAGCATGTAGCTTTTTTGCAGTTGGGAAATCTGGTGATTGAAACTTATGAGGATCCTGTGGCTCTCTGTGACGGAGCCATTAACCACATTGCCTTAAACTGCCTGGATATTGAAAAAGCCTACGCAGCTACTTTAAACCAGAAGCATCTGGTGTTGAGCAATGGCATTGAAGCTCTTGATTTCTGGGAAAGAGGTGTGCGCTTCTTTATCATCCAGGGACCAAACAAAGAGCGGATCGAGTTTTGCCAGAAACTGTAA
- a CDS encoding transcriptional repressor → MSEQKAQIIGELQRKGKRITGQRKILLDVILEGNWSSCKEIYYMASKKDPTIGLATVYRMVGVLEEMGFLSRGYRYSYPVENKIS, encoded by the coding sequence ATGTCAGAACAGAAAGCACAGATCATTGGAGAACTTCAGAGAAAAGGAAAACGGATCACAGGACAGAGAAAGATCCTTTTAGATGTCATACTGGAAGGAAACTGGTCCAGTTGTAAGGAGATTTACTACATGGCTTCTAAAAAGGACCCGACCATCGGACTTGCAACTGTCTACAGAATGGTAGGTGTATTAGAGGAAATGGGATTTTTAAGCAGAGGATACAGATATTCTTATCCAGTGGAAAATAAGATCAGCTAA
- the prfA gene encoding peptide chain release factor 1 has translation MFDKLDDMLIHYEELMLMLGDPDVTQDTKRFTKLMKEQAELAPIVEAYKQYKQAKQDVEDSLAMLDEENDEEMREMAKEELSDAKKRIEELEHELKILLLPKDPNDDKNIILEIRAGAGGDEAALFAAELYRMYSNYADSQHWKVEIISINENGIGGFKEVVAMVTGKGAYSKLKYESGVHRVQRVPETESGGRIHTSTATVAVMPEAEEVDVQIDMNDCRIDVMRASGNGGQCVNTTDSAVRLTHMPTGIVIYSQTEKSQLQNKEKAFRLLRSKLYDLELEKRQNSEAEERRSQIGTGDRSEKIRTYNFPQGRVTDHRIKLTLYKIDSIMNGDIQELLDNLIAADQAAKLAKMNEN, from the coding sequence ATGTTTGATAAACTGGATGATATGTTGATTCATTATGAAGAACTGATGCTTATGCTTGGGGATCCGGATGTGACCCAGGATACCAAACGCTTTACCAAGCTGATGAAAGAACAGGCTGAACTGGCACCGATCGTAGAAGCTTATAAGCAGTATAAGCAGGCAAAGCAGGACGTAGAAGACAGTCTGGCAATGTTAGATGAAGAAAATGATGAGGAAATGCGTGAAATGGCAAAGGAAGAGTTATCCGATGCAAAAAAACGCATTGAGGAATTGGAGCATGAGTTAAAGATCCTTCTTCTTCCAAAAGACCCTAATGATGATAAGAACATTATCCTGGAGATCCGTGCAGGCGCAGGCGGTGACGAGGCAGCTCTTTTCGCAGCTGAGCTTTACCGTATGTATTCCAACTACGCAGACAGCCAGCACTGGAAAGTAGAGATCATCAGTATCAATGAAAATGGTATCGGCGGCTTTAAGGAAGTTGTAGCTATGGTTACAGGAAAAGGCGCCTATTCCAAGTTGAAATATGAAAGCGGCGTACATCGTGTACAGCGTGTGCCTGAGACAGAGTCCGGCGGCCGTATCCATACCTCTACAGCAACGGTAGCAGTTATGCCGGAAGCAGAAGAAGTAGATGTTCAGATCGATATGAATGATTGCCGTATTGACGTAATGCGTGCATCTGGTAATGGCGGACAGTGTGTCAACACCACTGACTCAGCAGTACGTTTGACCCATATGCCGACGGGGATCGTTATTTACAGCCAGACAGAAAAATCACAGCTGCAGAACAAGGAAAAAGCATTTCGCCTGTTACGCTCCAAGCTGTATGATTTAGAGCTGGAAAAACGCCAGAATTCCGAAGCAGAAGAACGCCGAAGCCAGATCGGTACCGGAGACCGCTCTGAGAAGATCCGCACCTATAACTTCCCACAGGGACGTGTTACTGATCATAGGATTAAATTGACTTTATACAAGATCGATTCTATTATGAACGGTGATATTCAGGAGCTGTTAGATAATCTGATCGCAGCAGATCAGGCTGCGAAACTGGCTAAAATGAACGAGAATTAA
- the prmC gene encoding peptide chain release factor N(5)-glutamine methyltransferase: protein MTLGTLLEEGKEKLEKAGVPDPLLDARFLLLDVFDMNFASFLVKRDRPLTETENGTNVTEADTDTRKKIDKYWEMISKREMRIPLQQLTGVQEFMGLEFYVNEHVLIPRQDTETLVELILNEHKEKNISLLDVCTGSGCIAVSLAKLGGYADVTALDLSEEALKVAKSNGEKLLDHPVKFIKSDMFSALDPENRYDVIVSNPPYIPSQVIEGLEPEVKDHEPRMALDGEPDGLKFYRILAEEGKKYLKNGGEIYMEIGWDQAKDVTKIFETMGFKGLRTVRDMTGNDRVVCARKEK from the coding sequence ATGACCCTTGGGACTCTTTTAGAAGAAGGAAAAGAAAAACTGGAAAAAGCAGGTGTTCCTGACCCGCTTTTAGATGCCCGTTTCCTTTTATTAGATGTATTTGACATGAATTTTGCGTCTTTTCTTGTAAAAAGGGATCGCCCTCTTACAGAAACGGAAAATGGGACAAATGTAACAGAAGCAGATACGGATACACGGAAAAAAATTGATAAATACTGGGAAATGATAAGTAAAAGAGAAATGCGTATCCCTCTTCAGCAGCTTACTGGTGTCCAGGAGTTTATGGGACTGGAATTTTATGTAAATGAACATGTTCTGATCCCAAGACAGGATACAGAAACACTGGTTGAACTGATATTAAACGAGCACAAAGAGAAAAATATTTCACTTTTAGATGTGTGTACCGGTTCCGGCTGTATTGCTGTCAGTCTGGCAAAGCTTGGAGGCTATGCAGATGTAACAGCTCTTGACTTGTCAGAAGAAGCGTTGAAAGTGGCAAAATCCAATGGGGAAAAACTTCTGGATCATCCAGTGAAATTTATAAAAAGCGATATGTTTTCTGCTTTAGATCCAGAAAACCGCTATGATGTGATCGTATCCAATCCCCCTTATATCCCGAGTCAGGTGATAGAAGGGCTGGAGCCGGAGGTGAAAGACCATGAGCCACGGATGGCATTAGACGGTGAGCCGGACGGATTGAAATTTTACCGCATTTTAGCAGAAGAAGGAAAAAAATACCTGAAGAACGGTGGAGAGATCTATATGGAGATCGGCTGGGATCAGGCAAAGGATGTAACAAAAATATTTGAAACAATGGGATTTAAAGGGCTTAGGACTGTCCGTGACATGACTGGAAATGACCGGGTAGTATGTGCCAGGAAGGAGAAGTAG
- a CDS encoding DUF1385 domain-containing protein — MKYSGIGGQAVIEGIMMQNGENYAVAVRKPDGEIEVKKDTYRSVTKKYPFLGIPFIRGVFKFADSMIVGMRALTWSCSFFEDDEDAKESRFEQWLDKVFGEKLEGILMTVVMIFSFIMAIGIFMLLPMFISNICKKVIPSHTVMAILEGFIRIAIFVIYIKMVSRMEDIKRTFMYHGSEHKCINCIEHGLELNVANVRASSKEHKRCGTSFIMIVMVISILFFMVIRTDTIWLRIVSRIVLIPVIAGVSYEFLSFAGKHDSKLVDILSRPGMWMQGLTTKEPDDTMIEVAIAAVEEVFDWRAYLDENFPDWEKKEEQA; from the coding sequence ATGAAATATTCAGGAATTGGCGGACAGGCAGTGATCGAAGGCATTATGATGCAGAATGGTGAAAACTATGCAGTAGCCGTCCGTAAACCCGATGGAGAGATCGAGGTTAAAAAAGATACTTACAGAAGCGTAACAAAAAAGTATCCATTTTTGGGTATTCCCTTTATCAGGGGCGTGTTTAAATTTGCAGATTCCATGATCGTAGGCATGAGGGCACTTACCTGGTCCTGCAGCTTCTTTGAAGATGACGAAGATGCAAAGGAGAGCCGCTTTGAACAGTGGCTGGATAAGGTCTTCGGCGAAAAATTAGAAGGCATCCTTATGACCGTTGTTATGATCTTTTCTTTTATCATGGCGATTGGGATTTTCATGCTGCTGCCTATGTTTATTTCCAATATATGTAAAAAAGTGATCCCGTCCCATACTGTGATGGCGATTTTAGAAGGATTTATCCGTATTGCCATTTTCGTTATTTATATAAAAATGGTATCCCGTATGGAAGACATTAAACGAACCTTTATGTATCATGGTTCCGAACACAAATGCATCAACTGTATTGAACATGGTTTAGAGCTGAATGTAGCCAATGTACGGGCCAGCTCCAAGGAGCACAAGCGCTGCGGTACCAGCTTTATTATGATCGTTATGGTCATCAGTATTCTGTTTTTTATGGTGATCCGCACCGATACCATCTGGCTGCGTATAGTGAGCCGCATTGTGCTGATCCCTGTGATCGCAGGTGTTTCCTATGAGTTTTTAAGCTTTGCAGGAAAACATGATTCTAAACTGGTAGATATTTTAAGCCGTCCGGGAATGTGGATGCAGGGATTGACCACCAAAGAGCCAGACGATACTATGATCGAAGTAGCCATCGCTGCTGTAGAGGAAGTGTTTGACTGGCGGGCTTATCTGGACGAAAACTTCCCGGATTGGGAGAAGAAAGAGGAACAGGCATGA
- the rpmE gene encoding 50S ribosomal protein L31 produces the protein MREGIHPNYYQAKVVCNCGNEFVTGSTKKDIHVEVCSKCHSFYTGQQKAAAARGRIDKFNRKYGINAQ, from the coding sequence ATGAGAGAAGGAATCCATCCAAATTACTACCAGGCAAAGGTAGTTTGCAACTGTGGCAACGAGTTCGTAACTGGTTCTACCAAGAAGGACATCCATGTGGAGGTTTGCTCCAAGTGCCATTCATTCTACACTGGCCAGCAGAAGGCTGCTGCAGCTCGTGGACGTATTGATAAGTTCAATCGTAAGTACGGCATCAATGCTCAGTAA
- a CDS encoding spore coat protein CotS, producing the protein MNERYQEVLAQYEMEVLSVRKGRGSWICETDKGLKLLREYRGTVRRLEFEDQVLESIDTRGSLRVDRYVRNQEGALLSKAGDGTNYIMKECFPDRECNIRDNYEIRLGISRLAMLHGQLRQIQPREEWNMGSIFIESLEKEQERHVKEMKRARNFIRGKRGKTEFELCVMDSFDYFFEQAKEALKQMKGLFLENGAPEQLAAAELSVENAAENMENPVENMKNSARKQGNRLGYLCHGDLDQHHVLMGNGYTAIIEYNRMHLGVQAEDLYRLMRKVMEKHGWDGDLGITMLDSYERVRPMDKQERKCLYYMFLFPEKYWKQLNFYYNTNKAWIPAKSTDKLKSLKSQESARSRFLSRLEAALMI; encoded by the coding sequence ATGAATGAAAGATACCAGGAGGTTTTAGCGCAATATGAAATGGAAGTCCTATCTGTAAGAAAAGGCCGGGGTTCCTGGATCTGCGAAACAGATAAGGGTTTGAAACTTCTGCGGGAATACAGGGGGACTGTACGCAGACTGGAATTTGAAGATCAGGTGTTAGAAAGCATTGACACCAGAGGAAGTCTGCGGGTAGACCGGTATGTGCGGAATCAGGAAGGTGCCCTTTTAAGCAAAGCAGGAGACGGGACTAATTACATTATGAAAGAATGCTTTCCTGACAGAGAATGCAATATAAGGGATAATTATGAGATCCGTCTGGGGATATCCCGTCTTGCCATGCTTCATGGGCAGCTGCGCCAGATCCAGCCAAGAGAAGAATGGAATATGGGTTCTATCTTTATAGAAAGCCTGGAAAAAGAGCAGGAGCGCCATGTAAAGGAAATGAAGCGGGCCAGAAATTTTATCCGGGGCAAACGGGGAAAGACGGAATTTGAACTGTGCGTTATGGACAGCTTTGACTATTTTTTTGAACAGGCCAAAGAAGCACTGAAACAGATGAAGGGATTGTTCCTGGAAAATGGGGCTCCAGAACAGCTGGCTGCTGCAGAACTTTCTGTTGAAAATGCCGCTGAAAATATGGAAAATCCTGTTGAAAACATGAAAAATTCTGCCAGGAAGCAGGGGAATAGACTGGGCTATCTCTGCCACGGTGACCTGGACCAGCATCATGTATTAATGGGGAATGGCTATACAGCGATCATTGAATATAACCGCATGCATCTGGGAGTCCAGGCAGAAGATCTGTACCGCCTGATGCGAAAAGTAATGGAAAAACATGGATGGGACGGTGATCTGGGGATCACCATGCTGGATTCCTATGAACGGGTCCGTCCTATGGATAAGCAGGAGCGAAAATGTCTCTACTATATGTTCCTGTTTCCGGAAAAATACTGGAAACAGCTGAATTTCTATTATAATACAAACAAAGCCTGGATACCGGCTAAGAGCACCGACAAGCTGAAAAGCCTGAAGAGTCAGGAAAGTGCCAGAAGCCGGTTTTTGAGCAGGCTGGAAGCAGCATTGATGATTTAG
- a CDS encoding tRNA (cytidine(34)-2'-O)-methyltransferase — MMNVVLLEPEMPSNTGNIGRTCVATNTRLHLIEPLGFKLNEKALKRAGLDYWDKLDVHVYSDYQDFLEKNPDALGKMYFATTKAHKVYSEVDYEPDCYLMFGKESAGIPESILVENEDHCVRIPMWGEIRSLNLSNSVAVVLYEALRHNDFEKMALEGQLHHMKWKDGWEQK, encoded by the coding sequence ATGATGAATGTTGTACTTTTAGAACCGGAAATGCCCTCTAATACCGGAAATATCGGCCGTACCTGCGTGGCCACCAATACCAGACTCCACCTGATCGAGCCTCTGGGTTTTAAGTTAAATGAAAAAGCCTTAAAAAGAGCCGGGCTGGATTACTGGGATAAATTGGATGTACATGTATACAGCGATTACCAGGATTTTCTGGAGAAGAATCCGGATGCCCTGGGAAAAATGTATTTTGCCACTACTAAGGCGCATAAAGTCTATTCAGAAGTAGACTACGAACCGGACTGCTATCTCATGTTCGGAAAAGAAAGTGCCGGCATCCCGGAATCAATCTTAGTGGAAAATGAAGACCACTGTGTCCGCATTCCCATGTGGGGAGAGATCCGGTCCTTAAACCTGTCAAATTCCGTGGCTGTAGTGCTCTATGAAGCCCTGCGCCACAATGATTTTGAAAAAATGGCATTAGAAGGCCAGCTTCACCACATGAAGTGGAAAGACGGCTGGGAACAGAAGTAA